One Solanum pennellii chromosome 10, SPENNV200 genomic region harbors:
- the LOC107032488 gene encoding transcription repressor OFP2-like codes for MGNYRFRLSDMMPNAWFYKLKDMAKSSSRRHSHTTSSSNLQLDKKRQPHNLGCQRKSYYISRNLTISSPISSNSPKLDHNVHITEPSRKSYKKRRSTNFRRRNSPKPVNSSASVESVWTKPDSTPEQYPNSSSSSSSSSSPSSILTQKSNPITSVSPSCDCRTDYTNQNSANLDHSVSKIDLPRIITKPEKFNEKIREKQRIVKQEQRIVRRVSTNGVKLRTNSPRITTTTTNSRKSVSSKRTSVTTDSFAVVKSSRNPQKDFRESMVEMIIENNITTSKDLEELLACYLSLNSDEYHDIIIKVFKQIWFDITEIRLK; via the coding sequence ATGGGGAATTATAGGTTTAGATTATCAGATATGATGCCAAATGCTTGGTTTTACAAGCTCAAAGACATGGCCAAAAGCAGCAGCAGAAGACATAGCCACACAACTTCATCATCAAATCTACAACTAGACAAAAAAAGACAACCCCATAACCTTGGTTGTCAAAGAAAATCATATTACATTTCAAGAAACCTCACTATTTCTAGTCCCATCTCTTCTAACAGTCCAAAACTCGATCACAATGTTCACATCACTGAGCCATCAAGGAAGTCTTACAAGAAAAGGCGTAGTACGAATTTCAGGAGGAGAAATTCTCCTAAACCTGTCAATTCCTCTGCTTCTGTTGAATCTGTCTGGACTAAACCTGATTCAACCCCTGAACAATACCCAAATTCATCGTCTTCCTCGTCGTCGTCCTCATCACCATCTTCAATTTTGACTCAAAAATCAAACCCCATTACTTCAGTTTCACCGTCTTGTGACTGTAGAACTGATTACACGAATCAAAATTCAGCCAATCTTGATCACTCTGTTTCCAAAATTGACCTTCCTCGTATCATAACCAAGCCCGAAAAATTCAACGAAAAGATCCGAGAAAAACAGAGGATTGTGAAACAAGAACAGAGGATAGTGAGAAGAGTATCAACAAATGGTGTGAAGCTGAGAACAAATTCACCaagaataacaacaacaacaacaaacagcAGAAAGAGTGTTTCATCAAAAAGAACAAGTGTTACGACAGACAGCTTTGCAGTGGTGAAATCATCAAGAAATCCTCAAAAAGATTTCAGAGAATCAATGGTGGAAATGATAATTGAGAATAATATAACAACATCAAAGGATTTGGAAGAACTTCTTGCTTGCTATCTTTCATTAAATTCAGATGAATATCATGATATAATCATCAAAGTATTCAAGCAAATCTGGTTCGACATCACTGAAATTCGACTCAAGTAA